The following coding sequences are from one Ruminococcus flavefaciens AE3010 window:
- a CDS encoding prephenate dehydrogenase, translating into MKILVVGLGLIGGSLCKALKKYTYHTVTGCDLNHDIENAALRDVALDNVFDGSFEGYDLIIIALFPQATEVFFNDNASKISKNTLITDVCGIKGEFSDRMKAIAEANGLRYVGIHPMAGKEFGGYYNSTADLFVKANFIIAPFEDSNEKDTELLKNVASEIGAGKIVVTSPENHDKMIAYTSQLAHIVSSAYVKSPELGLECGFSGGSFQDMTRIATMNEKMWTDLFMQNRENLQYELDTLIANLNKYSEALKSGDKDKMRALIAEGRELKEENLRHRVGQPN; encoded by the coding sequence ATGAAAATTCTTGTTGTAGGACTTGGACTTATCGGCGGTTCACTTTGCAAAGCGCTGAAAAAATATACATATCATACAGTAACAGGCTGCGACCTTAATCACGATATCGAGAACGCCGCTCTCCGCGATGTTGCACTTGACAACGTTTTCGACGGAAGCTTTGAGGGCTACGACCTTATTATAATCGCTCTTTTCCCTCAGGCTACGGAGGTGTTTTTCAATGATAATGCTTCTAAAATAAGCAAAAACACCCTTATAACCGACGTGTGCGGCATAAAGGGTGAGTTTTCCGACAGAATGAAGGCTATTGCCGAAGCAAACGGACTGAGATACGTTGGTATCCATCCCATGGCGGGCAAGGAGTTCGGCGGCTACTATAACAGTACGGCTGACCTTTTTGTAAAGGCTAATTTCATTATCGCTCCCTTTGAGGACAGCAACGAAAAGGATACAGAGCTGCTGAAAAACGTTGCATCGGAAATAGGAGCAGGCAAGATAGTAGTTACAAGTCCCGAGAACCACGATAAAATGATAGCGTATACATCTCAGCTGGCTCATATAGTTTCAAGTGCCTATGTAAAGAGCCCCGAGCTTGGTCTTGAGTGCGGATTCAGCGGAGGAAGCTTTCAGGATATGACCAGAATAGCCACTATGAACGAGAAGATGTGGACTGACCTTTTCATGCAGAACAGAGAGAACCTCCAGTACGAGCTGGATACCCTTATCGCAAACCTCAACAAGTACAGCGAGGCGCTGAAAAGCGGCGATAAGGACAAAATGAGAGCCCTCATTGCTGAGGGCAGAGAGCTCAAGGAGGAAAATCTCCGTCACAGAGTTGGTCAGCCTAACTAA
- a CDS encoding RluA family pseudouridine synthase, with protein sequence MKKFVINDNDSGQRIDKFVTKALPDMPKSMMYRLIRKKDIKINGKRCDIASRLNTGDIVTIYVKDEVSEVKQHDMSFLKCSPDLDIVYEDENVLIVSKPVGLDSHSNGSPLTDTLIDRIKHYLYNKKEYAPENESSFAPALCSRLDRNTCGLVTAAKTAAALRDINEAIRSGNLHKIYHCVTASPLPKTEDIITAYHQKDESRNLVKILDSPADGFKIIKTGYRVLAEKAPLALVEVTLYTGRTHQIRAHLAHIGAPILGDGKYGNTAVNKRYGVFRQALCAYALKFELPEDSAVSYLNKLEITAPKPDFEKKLFS encoded by the coding sequence ATGAAGAAATTTGTGATAAATGACAATGACAGTGGTCAAAGGATAGATAAATTTGTAACAAAAGCTCTGCCTGATATGCCCAAGAGCATGATGTATCGTCTGATACGCAAAAAAGACATAAAGATAAACGGCAAGCGCTGCGATATAGCTTCAAGGCTTAACACAGGGGATATCGTCACCATTTATGTCAAGGACGAGGTGTCTGAGGTCAAGCAGCACGACATGTCTTTTCTGAAATGCTCCCCGGACCTTGACATAGTCTATGAGGACGAGAATGTGCTCATTGTCAGCAAGCCTGTGGGACTTGACTCCCACTCAAACGGCAGTCCTCTCACCGATACTCTTATCGACAGGATAAAGCACTACTTATATAATAAAAAAGAGTACGCGCCCGAAAACGAGAGTTCCTTTGCCCCTGCACTGTGCAGCCGCCTTGACAGAAATACCTGCGGACTTGTGACCGCTGCAAAGACCGCAGCAGCTCTCCGTGACATCAACGAAGCAATACGAAGCGGCAATTTGCATAAGATATATCACTGTGTTACCGCATCTCCCCTGCCCAAAACAGAGGATATAATCACCGCCTATCATCAAAAAGACGAGTCAAGAAATCTTGTGAAGATCCTCGACTCGCCTGCTGACGGTTTTAAGATTATAAAAACGGGCTACCGCGTCCTTGCGGAAAAAGCCCCTCTTGCCCTTGTTGAAGTCACACTGTACACGGGACGCACTCATCAGATACGCGCTCATCTTGCGCATATCGGAGCTCCCATACTTGGCGACGGCAAATACGGCAATACTGCCGTAAACAAGAGATACGGCGTATTCCGTCAGGCGCTCTGCGCCTACGCTCTTAAATTTGAACTTCCCGAGGATTCGGCTGTAAGTTATCTCAATAAACTGGAGATTACAGCTCCCAAGCCTGATTTTGAGAAAAAGCTCTTTAGTTAG
- a CDS encoding glycoside hydrolase family 25 protein, giving the protein MRICKRLLSVLTAFSFVGTGAVLSPSEAFAENNISCNIYDTTISLESKEASGSILQDTADENTVEASSMTEVPFNVFDIYNAHQKYVKLHSGDKSLMYKKTEGIDVSYAQGKIDWQAVKDSGIDFAIIRAGYGNADKYPYQKDTWFQYNIEEAKKVGMDVGIYWYSYAYSPEEAREEAESCYNIIKDYDIHYPVYFDIEEEGQKKLPVAEISAIIDSFCSTIESKGYYAGIYSFSSLLSSKVYQQVLDKYAIWVAHWNVKAPGYKGDYGMWQHSDAGTVNGINTVVDLDHCYVNYPYLISPDTYEPDGTETDETENLRPLSIDRGVASGIDVSVWQGKVDWEAVKNSGINYAMIRAGYGDLASQTDKYFEANIEGAEKAGIDCGAYWYSYASSPEDAVLEAKACLEVIGGHKFAYPIYYCIEDQCFSTMTNQEITDIINAFCSTLEKEGYYVGIKSYANFLNTRVDESVFSKYDVWVAHYGVSKPEFRKNYNMWQYTNDGKVEGLSGSFNLDYAYLNFPEIMAKNHLNGF; this is encoded by the coding sequence ATGAGGATATGTAAGAGACTGCTTTCTGTTCTGACAGCATTTTCATTTGTCGGTACAGGAGCAGTATTATCACCCTCAGAAGCTTTCGCCGAAAATAATATAAGCTGCAATATATATGATACCACAATTAGTCTTGAAAGTAAAGAGGCTTCGGGCAGTATCTTACAGGATACTGCTGACGAAAACACTGTTGAGGCTTCAAGCATGACAGAAGTACCGTTCAATGTTTTTGATATCTATAACGCTCATCAGAAATATGTGAAGCTTCATTCGGGCGACAAAAGCCTTATGTATAAAAAGACTGAAGGCATCGATGTTTCCTATGCTCAGGGGAAGATCGACTGGCAGGCTGTCAAGGACAGCGGAATAGATTTTGCCATAATAAGAGCAGGTTACGGAAATGCCGATAAGTATCCATATCAGAAGGATACATGGTTCCAGTACAACATCGAGGAAGCCAAGAAGGTCGGCATGGACGTGGGCATCTACTGGTACAGCTACGCATACAGTCCCGAGGAGGCACGGGAGGAAGCCGAGTCCTGCTATAATATCATAAAGGATTATGATATTCATTATCCTGTATATTTTGATATTGAGGAGGAGGGACAGAAAAAGCTTCCTGTTGCCGAGATATCAGCAATTATCGATTCTTTCTGTTCTACAATAGAGTCCAAGGGCTATTATGCAGGCATATACAGTTTTTCAAGTCTGCTTTCATCAAAGGTTTATCAGCAGGTACTTGACAAATATGCTATATGGGTAGCTCACTGGAACGTCAAGGCACCCGGATACAAGGGAGACTACGGCATGTGGCAGCACAGCGATGCAGGTACTGTAAACGGCATAAACACGGTCGTTGACCTTGACCACTGCTACGTGAATTATCCCTATCTTATATCACCTGATACATATGAGCCTGATGGTACAGAAACAGACGAGACCGAGAATCTTCGTCCTCTCAGTATAGACAGAGGTGTTGCAAGCGGTATCGACGTTTCGGTATGGCAGGGCAAGGTGGACTGGGAAGCAGTAAAGAATTCAGGCATAAACTATGCAATGATACGTGCAGGCTACGGCGATCTTGCTTCACAGACCGATAAGTACTTTGAAGCAAATATCGAGGGTGCTGAAAAGGCAGGTATCGACTGCGGAGCTTACTGGTACAGCTACGCTTCGTCTCCCGAGGACGCTGTCCTTGAGGCAAAGGCTTGTCTGGAGGTCATTGGCGGACATAAGTTTGCTTATCCGATATATTATTGTATAGAGGATCAGTGCTTCTCAACAATGACCAATCAGGAGATAACCGATATCATCAACGCTTTCTGCTCAACTCTTGAGAAAGAAGGCTACTATGTAGGCATAAAGAGCTATGCAAACTTCCTTAATACAAGAGTAGACGAGTCTGTTTTCTCAAAGTATGATGTGTGGGTAGCTCATTACGGAGTTTCAAAGCCGGAGTTCAGGAAGAACTACAATATGTGGCAGTACACCAACGACGGAAAGGTCGAGGGTCTGAGCGGAAGCTTCAATCTTGATTATGCTTACCTCAATTTCCCGGAGATAATGGCAAAGAACCACCTTAACGGTTTCTGA
- a CDS encoding PD-(D/E)XK nuclease family protein, producing MVEFITGAAGCGKTTRMFAKIQEKCGAADKLCIIVPEQFSQDFDKKLYFFLGAENFNELFSLSFTGLARQLFQLYGDPDRKGEYADDMAKMILIYQAVNTALSRPESLSSFRRQSMQSGFAEEIMTLIRDIKRSGITPEELVQRSRTLDKRLMDKTDDVAAIFLEYERLMAEYGFKDELDNIREAAAVANIHEYFKGKTVFLDEFESFTADQYEMLRVMISSAENVCIALRTDDVNAGEYTLFETVNDTYRKIMNICRELGRETAVEKCGKCYRFKTPDLEYVSRRALVNLRNEADKAPRAENVHIFESKDMYDEAEFVCATIKHIVYEDRSLMYKDIAIISNDIALYSDVLKASFKRYDIPYFLSLEKEVAHTSIMVFFTSMLDILSSRRIRSEQIFRFLKSGLLDVSLTEVSLLENYCYKWDVDGDSWLDEFRAEDEQLELLERIRNKTVVPLVKLKKKLSGKNTAEKLCSLLYDHIVYCNAEKNTAKLMGQLIKQNKDYEAAELKRLWGCLMDILDSLSDTLGDKDISFSEFNRIIRSMIGRIKYSVPPQTLDTVTAASARMARLDSPRVVFVMGANDGDFPNQISLHGLFSEAEKTKLSENGIELSTPLAELIASERLVVYKAISAASDRLYMTYPLSDLSGQAKYPAQIVDRIIAMFGDESIRMNGSSLSADYYAATLHSAFYHYMQERKSNSPAVASVKELLMGAPEYKRRLSYVMSRGYHTQSFSIDRDIMEKLQSFEPLKLSSSGLEEYNLCHFKYFCDKCLRLHLNEKVELDARIAGELTHRCFYGILRKYSKAEFVELPCDEMKAEINACAEEYRTEALAGDFGKDAKFDLIFNKLTERMSEVFMYTQQALMASDFVPHKFELDLRDSHSVIIPFGDGKQLSFGGIVDRADVCDIDGDRYLRIIDYKSSRKDITAETLACGINMQMLLYLFASTDKGGVYEGYAPAGVLYSPVRISEVHLESHKVDSKNTGAVSSALRTSGLVLGDMDILEAMEKNVRGEYIPVKLDKNGVPDKNSACISAEGMTLLRNYTYGKLQSMAESLLAGDAEAIPLLMGNKLPCTYCEYMNICDNSELERQRTPDDSAVAEAQAILGKKYKGEEE from the coding sequence ATGGTCGAATTTATAACAGGCGCAGCAGGCTGTGGAAAAACCACAAGAATGTTCGCAAAGATACAGGAAAAATGCGGAGCTGCCGATAAGCTCTGCATAATAGTTCCCGAGCAGTTTTCGCAGGATTTCGATAAAAAGCTGTATTTCTTCCTCGGTGCCGAGAACTTCAACGAGCTGTTCTCACTGAGCTTTACAGGTCTTGCAAGACAGCTCTTTCAGCTCTACGGCGACCCTGACCGCAAGGGCGAATATGCCGATGATATGGCAAAAATGATACTTATATATCAGGCTGTGAATACGGCTCTGTCCCGTCCCGAGTCCCTCAGCAGCTTCCGCAGACAGAGTATGCAGAGCGGCTTTGCCGAGGAGATAATGACGCTGATACGTGATATAAAGCGTTCGGGCATCACTCCCGAGGAGCTTGTTCAGCGCTCGCGTACTCTCGACAAGAGGCTTATGGATAAGACCGACGACGTGGCGGCTATTTTTCTTGAATATGAGCGGCTTATGGCTGAATACGGCTTCAAGGACGAGCTGGACAATATCCGCGAGGCAGCCGCTGTCGCTAATATTCATGAGTATTTCAAGGGCAAGACGGTTTTCCTTGATGAGTTTGAGAGCTTTACTGCCGACCAGTACGAAATGCTTCGCGTAATGATATCATCTGCCGAAAATGTGTGCATAGCTCTCAGAACAGACGATGTGAACGCAGGGGAGTATACCCTCTTCGAGACAGTTAACGACACCTACAGAAAGATAATGAACATCTGCCGTGAGCTCGGCAGGGAGACTGCTGTTGAAAAGTGCGGTAAATGCTATAGATTCAAAACACCCGACCTTGAATACGTCAGCAGACGGGCTCTTGTGAACCTGAGAAACGAAGCCGATAAAGCTCCGAGAGCTGAAAATGTCCATATTTTTGAGTCAAAGGATATGTACGACGAGGCGGAGTTCGTATGCGCAACAATAAAGCACATTGTCTATGAGGACAGGTCGCTGATGTACAAGGATATTGCCATAATCTCCAATGATATCGCGTTATACTCCGATGTGCTGAAGGCTTCTTTCAAGAGGTACGACATACCATATTTCCTCAGTCTTGAAAAGGAGGTTGCCCATACCTCCATAATGGTATTTTTCACGTCAATGCTTGATATTCTTTCAAGCCGACGTATCCGCTCAGAGCAGATATTCCGTTTCCTGAAAAGCGGACTCCTCGACGTCTCGCTAACCGAGGTATCACTGCTGGAAAACTACTGCTATAAATGGGACGTTGACGGCGACAGCTGGCTTGATGAGTTCAGAGCAGAGGACGAGCAGCTGGAGCTTCTGGAGAGAATCAGGAACAAGACGGTTGTCCCTCTCGTTAAGCTTAAAAAGAAGCTCAGCGGCAAAAACACTGCGGAGAAGCTTTGCTCCCTGCTGTACGACCATATAGTTTACTGCAATGCCGAGAAAAACACGGCAAAGCTCATGGGACAGCTCATTAAGCAGAACAAGGACTACGAAGCTGCGGAGCTGAAACGGCTCTGGGGCTGCCTTATGGATATACTTGACAGTCTCAGCGATACACTGGGGGATAAGGACATAAGCTTTTCGGAGTTTAACCGTATTATCCGCTCCATGATAGGACGTATCAAATACTCCGTGCCCCCACAGACGCTGGACACTGTAACGGCGGCTTCCGCACGTATGGCACGTCTGGACTCCCCGAGAGTCGTGTTCGTTATGGGAGCCAATGACGGTGACTTCCCCAATCAGATAAGCCTTCACGGGCTTTTCTCGGAGGCTGAGAAGACCAAGCTCTCCGAAAACGGCATAGAGCTTTCCACACCTCTTGCGGAGCTTATCGCTTCCGAGCGCCTTGTGGTATATAAGGCCATATCAGCGGCTTCCGACAGGCTTTATATGACCTATCCGCTGTCAGACCTTTCGGGACAGGCGAAATATCCCGCACAGATAGTAGACAGGATAATCGCCATGTTCGGCGATGAGAGCATACGCATGAACGGCAGCAGCCTTTCAGCCGACTACTACGCGGCAACGCTCCATTCTGCGTTCTATCACTATATGCAGGAGCGCAAGAGCAATAGTCCCGCCGTTGCTTCCGTTAAGGAGCTTCTCATGGGAGCTCCCGAATATAAGCGCAGGCTCTCATATGTTATGAGCAGGGGCTATCACACCCAGAGCTTCAGCATAGACAGGGACATTATGGAGAAGCTGCAAAGCTTTGAGCCCTTAAAGCTGTCCTCGTCGGGACTGGAGGAGTACAATCTCTGCCACTTCAAATACTTCTGCGATAAATGCCTGAGACTTCATCTCAATGAAAAGGTGGAGCTTGACGCCCGCATCGCAGGCGAGCTCACCCACAGGTGCTTTTACGGCATACTCAGGAAATACAGCAAGGCTGAGTTTGTGGAGCTGCCCTGCGATGAAATGAAAGCCGAGATAAACGCCTGTGCCGAGGAATACCGCACGGAGGCTCTTGCGGGAGATTTCGGCAAGGACGCCAAGTTCGACCTTATCTTCAACAAGCTCACCGAGCGTATGTCTGAGGTCTTCATGTACACTCAGCAGGCTCTTATGGCTTCGGATTTCGTACCACATAAATTTGAGCTCGACCTTCGGGACAGCCATTCTGTCATAATTCCTTTCGGGGACGGAAAACAGCTCAGCTTCGGCGGAATAGTTGACAGAGCCGATGTCTGCGATATAGACGGAGACAGATATCTCCGCATAATAGACTACAAGAGCAGCCGTAAGGACATAACTGCGGAGACTCTTGCCTGCGGAATAAATATGCAGATGCTGCTGTATCTGTTCGCTTCCACGGACAAGGGCGGCGTGTATGAGGGGTATGCTCCTGCGGGAGTTCTCTATTCTCCCGTAAGGATTTCAGAGGTACATCTGGAGTCTCACAAGGTCGATTCAAAGAACACGGGAGCTGTCAGCTCGGCGCTCCGCACCAGCGGACTTGTACTGGGCGATATGGATATCCTTGAAGCTATGGAAAAGAACGTCCGCGGCGAATACATACCCGTAAAACTTGATAAGAACGGCGTTCCGGACAAGAATTCAGCTTGTATCTCCGCAGAGGGAATGACTTTGCTGAGAAATTACACCTACGGCAAGCTTCAAAGCATGGCGGAGTCCCTGCTTGCAGGCGACGCAGAGGCGATACCACTTCTCATGGGGAACAAGCTGCCCTGTACTTACTGTGAGTACATGAATATATGCGATAATTCCGAGCTTGAACGCCAGAGAACGCCCGACGACAGCGCAGTAGCCGAGGCACAGGCGATACTCGGAAAAAAATATAAGGGAGAGGAGGAGTAA
- the addA gene encoding helicase-exonuclease AddAB subunit AddA, translating to MGWTQQQQNAIDARDTSLIVSAAAGSGKTAVLTERLVQLIADKDSGVRADRMVVVTFTNDAAAELKKRLDSKLRAIINDRPDDRHLLKQQILLQSARISTINSFCFDLIRDNIGENGITSGFSVLDDTDNKVLRARALEELINYYSKNEYDKISFMYDSFCIKDEKRLVEVIERADNFLSSVAMSDKWLEKAVANYNTDFEDSIYYQKLIETLTRQLESALRTADDNLGMISRIFPDMSAPAAVKSYEQAENDYDNVSDLLGVFRSGRIPTLEECAKAESFADLVRVGKTVHDKALREIFKKKRDIIKKTVSKVVSSITSLDSDFAESGEVTAVLMEMLKKYHEIVWEKKCEKNALSFDDGERLALDILAAEDENGRIIQSEAAEKIADYYDIIMIDEYQDSNNKQDLIFKLISKDYKLSENGEPLYGDNVFLVGDVKQSIYRFRLANPRNFITTLKGADRYSADSVSKNQYITLNKNFRSSPQVIDFVNYVFSQIMSENCGDIDYNSDEMLYFGAEQFSAADGSDRITHISFINDEPSEVEDDSANTDAKADREAVFTAQKIAQMLKDGVLVTDRDGTQRPCRPSDFCILVRNNSYINAYADELNRLGVPAKGNEEAGYLKSREIAVLIDLLRVISNPLQDIPMAAVMTSPMYMFSISDLAVIKSLDKHRALFAIIRGLAEGDYEECTDMFLREHCMEFLESLDEFRLDSVTMTLGELIGEIYDTTDFISVMQLYSDGDQKRANLRVLIQYAQNYENSAAFDGTGGLNGFLRHLDRVMENGDYAQGKISASSGEYVSVLTLHRSKGLEFPFVFIAETSVNFKFDSKTVMCSDDGRIGYVLYDPTLFRKYRTFQQTMLSAEEEKATRSEEMRLLYVGLTRAQQQLFINLKCSEKALKRVNALIESCMLHNDDITEWVSEAKSFSDWLWAAVVRSTEFGDIAQQLGLDVSRLGAGISADKLFEYEIADTGAAELTEEETVEDEAVPDVELIARMKELIDFRYDRTLSETPAKLSVTQITKKLKENDDSFDFRLKRPRFKSEGSKLTGAERGTAIHTFFQYCDFDSAIEAPEAEIANVSQKGYISPAEAESISAENVSAFFKSPLYGRIKSSLRYVREKKFMVAVSQLNVENETLDRLKKSDGMIKGIIDLMFEEPDGIVIVDYKSDRGVSLAALKERYSMQLKLYKAAIELTTGKKVKEMLLYSFELKDSINVEL from the coding sequence ATGGGCTGGACCCAACAGCAGCAGAACGCAATAGACGCCAGAGATACGTCACTTATCGTATCCGCAGCCGCAGGAAGCGGCAAGACCGCTGTACTTACGGAAAGACTTGTTCAGCTCATAGCGGACAAGGATTCGGGAGTCCGTGCGGACAGAATGGTAGTGGTAACATTTACCAACGACGCCGCAGCGGAGCTGAAAAAGCGCCTTGACAGCAAGCTCCGCGCTATTATAAACGATCGCCCCGACGACCGTCATCTGCTGAAACAGCAGATACTTCTCCAGAGCGCAAGAATATCCACTATCAACTCTTTCTGCTTCGATCTTATCAGGGACAACATCGGCGAAAACGGCATAACCTCGGGGTTCAGCGTTCTCGACGACACCGACAACAAGGTGCTGAGAGCCCGTGCCCTTGAGGAGCTTATCAACTACTACAGCAAGAACGAGTACGACAAAATATCCTTTATGTACGACAGCTTCTGCATCAAGGACGAAAAGCGCCTTGTAGAGGTCATTGAGCGTGCCGATAATTTCCTTTCATCGGTGGCTATGTCGGATAAATGGCTGGAAAAAGCCGTCGCCAACTACAATACCGACTTTGAGGATTCCATATATTATCAAAAGCTTATTGAAACTCTTACCCGTCAGCTTGAATCGGCGCTGAGGACTGCTGATGATAATTTGGGCATGATAAGCCGCATATTCCCTGATATGTCAGCTCCTGCGGCAGTAAAGTCCTATGAGCAGGCTGAGAACGATTACGACAATGTATCCGATCTTCTCGGAGTGTTCAGAAGCGGACGTATCCCCACATTAGAGGAGTGTGCAAAAGCTGAGAGCTTTGCAGACCTTGTGAGAGTGGGGAAAACTGTCCACGACAAGGCGCTGAGGGAGATATTCAAGAAAAAGCGAGATATTATAAAAAAGACTGTTTCCAAGGTCGTAAGCAGCATAACGTCGCTGGACAGCGACTTTGCCGAGAGCGGCGAGGTAACGGCTGTTCTTATGGAGATGCTGAAAAAGTACCACGAGATAGTCTGGGAGAAAAAGTGTGAGAAAAACGCCCTCAGCTTCGACGACGGCGAGCGCCTTGCACTGGATATACTGGCTGCCGAGGACGAAAATGGCAGGATAATACAGTCGGAGGCGGCAGAAAAGATAGCCGACTATTACGATATAATCATGATCGACGAGTATCAGGACTCCAACAACAAGCAGGATCTGATATTCAAGCTTATATCCAAGGATTACAAGCTCAGCGAAAACGGGGAGCCCCTTTACGGGGACAATGTTTTTCTTGTAGGCGACGTAAAGCAGTCTATTTACCGTTTCAGACTGGCTAATCCGCGGAACTTCATAACCACTCTTAAAGGCGCGGACAGATATTCAGCCGACAGCGTCAGCAAGAACCAGTACATAACTCTTAATAAGAACTTCCGCAGTTCGCCTCAGGTCATCGACTTCGTAAACTATGTTTTTTCGCAGATAATGAGCGAGAACTGCGGCGATATAGACTATAACAGCGACGAAATGCTCTATTTCGGTGCGGAGCAGTTCTCAGCGGCGGACGGAAGCGACCGCATTACCCATATCTCGTTTATAAATGACGAGCCCAGCGAGGTGGAGGACGACAGCGCTAATACTGACGCAAAGGCTGACCGCGAAGCTGTATTTACGGCGCAGAAGATTGCACAAATGCTTAAAGATGGCGTTCTTGTCACGGACAGGGACGGCACTCAGCGTCCCTGCAGACCGTCGGACTTCTGTATTCTCGTCAGAAATAACTCTTACATAAATGCTTATGCGGACGAGCTGAACAGACTTGGCGTGCCTGCAAAGGGCAACGAGGAAGCAGGCTATCTCAAATCCCGAGAGATAGCAGTTCTCATCGACCTGCTGAGAGTTATCAGCAACCCTTTGCAGGATATACCTATGGCGGCTGTTATGACCTCGCCAATGTATATGTTCAGTATCTCTGACCTTGCGGTGATAAAGTCTCTTGATAAGCACAGGGCGCTCTTTGCTATAATACGCGGACTTGCAGAGGGCGATTATGAGGAATGCACGGATATGTTTCTGAGGGAGCACTGTATGGAATTCCTTGAATCCCTTGACGAATTCAGGCTTGATTCGGTGACTATGACTCTCGGAGAGCTTATCGGCGAGATATACGACACCACGGATTTCATATCCGTTATGCAGCTCTACAGCGACGGCGACCAGAAGCGTGCGAACCTTCGCGTACTTATCCAATACGCCCAGAATTACGAGAACTCCGCAGCCTTTGACGGCACAGGAGGCTTGAACGGATTCCTGCGTCACCTGGACAGAGTTATGGAGAACGGCGATTACGCACAGGGAAAAATATCCGCTTCATCGGGGGAGTACGTCAGCGTGCTTACCCTGCATCGCTCAAAGGGACTGGAATTCCCATTTGTTTTCATAGCCGAGACCTCTGTGAACTTCAAGTTTGATTCCAAAACTGTTATGTGCAGCGACGACGGCAGGATAGGCTATGTGCTATATGACCCCACGCTGTTCCGCAAATACAGGACGTTTCAGCAGACCATGCTGTCTGCCGAGGAAGAAAAGGCGACCCGCAGCGAGGAAATGAGACTGCTCTATGTAGGACTTACAAGAGCTCAGCAGCAGCTCTTCATCAATCTGAAATGCAGTGAAAAGGCGCTGAAACGCGTGAATGCGCTCATTGAAAGCTGTATGCTCCACAATGACGATATAACCGAATGGGTGTCGGAGGCTAAGAGCTTCTCCGACTGGCTGTGGGCGGCTGTTGTACGCAGCACTGAGTTTGGGGATATAGCTCAGCAGCTTGGACTTGATGTGAGCAGGCTCGGAGCAGGCATATCAGCTGATAAGCTATTTGAATATGAGATAGCCGATACTGGTGCTGCGGAGCTTACCGAGGAAGAAACAGTCGAAGATGAAGCAGTCCCTGACGTTGAGCTTATCGCCCGCATGAAAGAGCTCATAGATTTCCGGTATGACAGGACTCTCTCCGAAACTCCTGCAAAGCTCAGTGTTACCCAGATAACAAAGAAGCTGAAAGAGAACGACGACAGCTTCGATTTCAGGCTGAAACGTCCAAGGTTCAAGTCCGAGGGCTCAAAGCTCACAGGCGCTGAGCGGGGAACAGCAATACATACATTCTTCCAGTACTGCGATTTTGACAGCGCTATTGAAGCTCCCGAGGCGGAGATAGCAAATGTCTCTCAGAAAGGCTATATAAGTCCTGCTGAGGCTGAGTCCATAAGCGCGGAGAATGTCTCGGCGTTCTTCAAAAGCCCGCTGTACGGCAGGATAAAGAGCTCTCTGCGATATGTGAGGGAGAAGAAATTCATGGTCGCAGTCTCTCAGCTCAACGTAGAGAACGAAACTCTCGACAGGCTTAAAAAGTCCGACGGTATGATAAAGGGCATCATAGACCTTATGTTTGAGGAGCCAGATGGCATTGTAATAGTTGATTACAAGTCCGACAGGGGAGTATCTCTTGCGGCGCTGAAAGAGCGTTATTCCATGCAGCTGAAGCTCTACAAGGCGGCAATAGAGCTGACTACAGGCAAAAAGGTCAAGGAAATGCTGCTCTACTCATTTGAGCTTAAAGACAGCATAAATGTTGAACTATGA